CCGCGATCAGCCAGATGCCGATTCCCCGCGCAATCTGCAGCGTCCAGGCCGTGTTGAGAAAGCGGAGATCGTCGCCGCGTTCATTCTGGATGATGCTCTGGCCAAGGCCCATGTCCGACAGCATCTGCAGGCCCTGCAGAAAAACGAACACCAGGGACATCAGGCCGAAGACTTCGGGAAACAGCAGCCGCGTCAGCACGAGATTCCCGGCCAGCCGCAGTACCTGACTGACCGCGTACCCGCCGACCGTCCAGGCTGAGGCGCTGATGACGCGCGAGCGAAGCGTCGAGTCCTGGCTCTGGATTCGCGCCGGTTTGGTTCGCTTGTCCGCCGTTGAACTGAGGTTTATGCTGCGGCTGATCTGCGTCATCGGATCATATCACCTGTCGGCACCTGGGCACGATCACCCGGGCGATGCCCGTCCGGTCCGCCAACGTGCCGGCGAACCGACGGCCGTGACGGTAACAGCTCCATGTATGGTGTCTGGCGGCGTAATCCGCCAGGCTCAGAAGACACAGCCCTTGCCCCAGGATCGGCAGCGGCTTGGACCGCATCGCGCGGATCATCTGCCGGCACATTCTGGCAAACCACCAGCGGGCGGATCGCTGCCGCGGATCGTAGCGATGGAGGACCTGGTCGTACGGAGCCGGCGGCGTGTGAATACGATACGAGAGGCATTCCGGTACGTGGACAAACGGCCCCAGCAGGCTCAGTTCCGCCGACAGCACCAGATCGGTTCCCAGCATCATCGGCAACATGCCCGTCTGTTGCAGGGCGCTGCGGCGGATCAGGCTGTAGATGGGATCCAGGTAGTAGCGAGAGAGGCGGAAGAATCGCAACATCCGGGCGAACCGCCGGTGCGGCAGAGGCGAATCGACCCGTGGTCCCTGGTACTCCGCGTATTGCCACTGCCCCAGTTCATCGCAATGCCGCTGATACGTGGTCACCAACACCGCTGAGGAATGGGCATCCAGCGCCGGGACACATCGCTCCAGGTACTCCGGCGCCAACCAGTCGTTGCAGCCGATCCAGCGGAAGTACTCGCCCGAGGAGAGTTCAAAGACGCGATTGAAGTTGGCGATCTGTCCGATGTTGCTCTCGTGGCGATGGTACCGGACGCGGTCGTCCCGTCGGGCGAGGTCCAGGCAAATTCGTCCAGTCCGGTCATCCGAGGCATTGTCACAGATCACGACCTCAAAGCCGCTGAATGTCTGGGCCAGCAGCGAATCGAGGGTCTTGCGGATGGTCATCTCGCCGTTGCAGACGGGAATGCCGAAACTGACCCTGGGCTGTCGAATGCTCATGCCGCTCACTTCGTTCTTCATCCTTCCCTATCCCAGCCTCTGCATGCCTTCACGCCGTCAGCAGCGTGGTTTTTGCGTGCATCCGCCGCAGAATGCTGCGAACTTCCGAAAGGTACAGCGAATTGACGACCACCACCTGATCCGGCCTGCATTCCGTCACGGCCTCCGGACCGACGATCGGATGGCCCGTTCCGGGAACATACATGCCATGCTTTCGCGGGTTGATATCCACCACGCACCGGATCACGTGTGTCTCGCGCAGGATATTCAGGAACGTCACCCCTTTCGATCCCGATCCCCAGACCGCGCACGACCGGCCCTTCCGGCGAAGACCGGACAACCGGCTCTGCCATTCGGCAACCTTGGTCCGGTACTGACTTCCGAAAACGGCTGCGTCCTGGCCCAGGCTTTCCAGAACCGGATCCTGTGGATCGGAGATGGCGTTGGCAGGCTCTCCAGCCCTGGCCTCGATGGTCAGAAACTGCCCGCCGAAAGTCTCACGGATCCGCAGAACGTCGAACCCCGCCGCGGCAAAGCCATGACGAAGAGACGCGGGAACGAAGTAGTTGCAGTGTTCATAGATCAGGTCCCAGATACCCATCCGGCAGAGGGTGTACAGGGCGTTGGGCACCTCGAAGAAGACCAGCGTCTCGCGGCGATCGATGCGGCGGCGCACCATCCGCAGAAAGCTCATCGGATCGGCCATGTGCTCCAGGGCGTGCCGACAGCAGATCAGGTCCGCCGACCCGTCAGGACAACGTTCGTCGTAGAAGTCGGGAACAATCCGCACGCCATCGGTCTCCGCACTCCTGATATCCTCAGGTGGGCAACTGGGATCGAAGCCAATGCCCGCGCCTCCGGACCGCCGGCACAGCATCCGCAGGAAATCTCCGCGCCCGCAGGCGATCTCCAAGATCGTCTTACCCTCCAGGCGGTAGCGCTCGACCAGGTCCGCCGCCAGCGTCTCGGCGTACCGCTGGAACCGCGGGGAGAAGTGCAGTGAGTTTTCATAGCCGGCGGCGTAGCGCATCCGCGGGGGGTCAACGAGCACGTTTTGGATCATCCCGCAATTCGGGCAGTAGGCCAAGCGCATATCGCCTCGCGGAACCGCCAACGCCTCCTCCGCTGTATGGCACAGAACGTTGCAGTGAACGGGCAGATCGTGAGCCTCCCAGAAGGTTTGCAGGTTCCGGCCGCTGCAGACGCCACAGCTTTGGTCGATGATGGTCGCGGTTCTATTCGTCGTCGCTGTCGCCACGGGCATGCTCCCGAGAACGCTCACACGGCGGTGATCCGGCAATCCATCCCCATCGCCCGTATGTCGCAGGCGACCTCATCGAGGTAGATCGGGTTCATCACGATGACCAGGTCCGGCCGATACGACGGCAGATCGGCTGGAGGGCTGATGATCCGGCCCGAGCCGGGCAGGAATCGATCATGCCGATGCGGGTTGATATCCACCACCGCTGCGATCTCGTTCCCAGCCTCCACGGCGCTCAGGAATGACACGCACTTGGAGCCCGAGCCCCAGATCGCCGCCCGCCGTCCCTGCTTCCGCATGTGTTCCAGGTCCGTCCGCCATCCGTCCACGCGCCGCCGGACCGCAATCGTGAATTGCCGGACGTCGTTTTCGAGCTGCTTCAGATCGTCTTCCTCCGGGAATCGGGACCCGTTCGAGTCCGTTGTCGGGTGGGCGGCCAGCAGCAGGTACTGGTTGTCGAAGTCTTTCGCCAGTTCCTGGATCGCAAACCCGTTGGCGCGAAACAACCGGGCCAGCGATCCGAGGCTGAAGTACGAACAGTGTTCGTAGTACACATCCCAGAAGGCGGAGTCCCGCAGCACCCGCACCACGTCCGGCACCTCGAAGAACACCAGCGCCTCGGGCCGATCGCCCAACGCCCGCCGCACTTGTCGGATGAATGCATGGGTCTGGTGGATGTGCTCCAGCGTATGGCGGCAGCACAGAACGTCGCACGGCAGGCAGGCATGCCCTTCGCTGTAATACTCCGGGATAAACCGCACCTGGCCATTGGTCCGACCGGCCATCCGGTCCGGTTCGCAGGCCGGATCGATCCCCACTCCGCGATTGCCGCCGGCCTGGCACAATTCGATCAAGAAGTCGCCCTTGCCGCAGCCGATTTCCACCACGTCCTTGCCTCGAACGCCATAGGCGTCGATCAGCCGCCGGATCAGTGCGGTCTGGAAGGCCCGGAATCGCGGCGAGAAGGACTGCTGCTCTTCGTAACCGAGGGAGTAGGTCTGAACCCCCGGATCGAACGCGGTGTTTGAGATGAACCCGCAGACCGGGCAAAAGCCCAGGGCCAGATGGCCATGAGGATAGGCCAGTGCCTCCTCGCGGCTGTCCAGCAGCAGACAGCTATTGCCCGGAACCTCGCCGACGGCGTGAAAGACGCACATGCCGGCGCCCAGACAGTTCGGACACTGCACCGTCGTATCCTTCGTCCCAGAGTCGCACGTATCGTTCAGGGTTGTCTTGTTCATCACACTCCCACCACGTCAGCTAGACCACCGTCGGTTCCGGGATCGGAACGATGAATTTCCCGCCCTGGTTCCGGTACGGAGTCTGCTGGGCCAGGATCTCCTCGCGGAAGTTCCACGGCAGCAACACCACGTAGTCCGGCATCGCCTCCATCAGCCGCGACGGCTCGCAGATCGGAATCCGGACGCCGGGCATGTACTTGCCATGCTTGTGCACGTTGCGGTCCACCACGAAGTCGATCATCCCGGGCTCGACGCCGATGTAGTTGAGCATGATGGTTCCCTTGGCCGCTGCCCCGTACGCCGCGATCCGGCGCCCATCGGCCTTCAGCTGGGTCAGCAGTTCGCGCATTGCCGTTCGTATTCCTTCCACCCGTACGCCGAAATCACGGAAGTATTCGTGTCGATTCACCGACAGTCGCTCTTCCTCGTCGCGCATCCGCCGAACCGGCTCCTGGACGTTTTCGTGACGATTGACGTACAGCCGCAGCGAACCGCCGTGGATTGACAGCCGCTCCAGATCGTTGAGGAAAAGTCCGCTACGGCGGAACAGGCAGTCCAGTGACGTCACCGAGAAGTAGCACAAATGCTCGTGATAGATCGTGTCGAATTCGCACTGATCGATCAGGTCGCGCACGTACGGCACCTCGATCACAATGGTGCCCTCATCCTTGAGCAGCATGCCCATGCCGTCCACAAAACCCCGCGTGTCGGCCACGTGGGCCAGCACGTTGCTGGCGATGATCACGTCCGCCCGCGTGCCCTGGTCAACGAGCCGCGCAGCCAGGTCCCGGCCGAAGAACGCGCAGAGCGTTCGTACCCCGATCCGCTCAGCCGCCCGGGCCTGTCCGGGCGCAGGATCAATTCCCAGCACCGGAATCCCCCTGGCGACGAAGTTCCTCAGCAGGTACCCGTCGTTGCTCGCCAATTCCACCACCAGGCTGGCGGGGCTCAATCCATAGCGATCGATCAGGTTCAGCGCGTTGCCCCGCGCATGAACCAGCAGCGCCTCCGAGAACGAAGAATAGTACTGGTAGCGGTCGGTGAAGAGTTTCTCCGGCGGCACGGTTTCGAGGATCTGGACCAGCGCGCACTCCGGACAGAATGCCACCTCCAGCGGATAGCGGTCCTCCGGCTGCTCGAGTTGCTCGGCCGACAGCAGCCCGTCCGACGGCGGCATCAACCCCAAGTCCATCACCGCCAGCAGGCCCACCCGCTGGCACGACCGGCATCGGGCCCGAGCGCATTTGTCGTTCAGACGATCGTTGACGTTAGCCATTGATCACCACCTTCCCAGTAGATTGATTCTCCACCCAGACCGCTGCCGGTTCAGGCGCCCGCAAGTCCGGTCCCAGAAGCCCCTCCTCCATCAACCAGCGGACGTGGCCGATCCGCTGATACCTGGGTCCCTCAAATTCCTCGAGGCTCAACCTCCGGCGGCGGAAAGCCTCGTGAAGCTGCTTGGCCCCTTTCCGGGCCGTCCACAGCGGCTCAAAACCCTTCAGCGTTCGGCGAATCTTGTCGCAGTTGACCCGGTAGCACCGCGTGTCCGGACTGGCCCCTTCGGCGAACGTGACATGGCAGCCGGGCACCGTCTCGCCCACGATCTGGGCCAGTTCGCGAACCCGGTAGTTCTCTTCGGTTACGCCCACGTTGAACGCCTCGTTGTGCACCAGTTCCCGCGGGGCCTCCAAGGCCGCTGCAAAGGCACGGGAGATGTCTTCGATGTGCACGATCGGACGCCACGGACGCCCGTCGCTCTTGAGCATCACCTTGCCGGTCGTGTGTGCCCACGCGGTCAGATTGTTGAGCACCAGGTCGAACCGCAGGCGCGGCGAAACGCCGTAGGCCGTCGCGCTGCGCAGAAACGTCGGTGAGAAATCCTCGTCGGCCAGTTCCGAAATGCCCTGCTCGGCCAGCACCTTGGATTTTCCGTATGGCGTGACCGGATTGAACGGTGATCGCTCATCGAGGAAATCGTCACCCGCCGCCCCGTAGTTGCTGCATGACGACGAGAACAGGAAACGCCGTACACCCGCCTCCTTCGCCAGCCGAGCCAGACGCACCGACGCCCGATGGTTGATCTCATACGTCAGCTCCGGGTTCAGATCGCCCAGAGGATCATTCGACAATCCCGCCAGGTGAATCACCGCTGCGAATCCACCCAAATCCTCGACCGCCACGTCGCGGATGTCCTTCTCCAGAAAAGGCATATCAGCCATGCCCTCTCCGTACGTGCACCGGCGGTACAGGTTGCTGTCCAGCCCGGTCACCTCATGCCCGCCGAATCGGAGCATCGGCGCCATCACCGTTCCGATGTACCCCAGATGTCCCGTCACCAGTACTTTCATTGCGCTACTCCCATGTTTTCCACGGCGCCGTGCCGCCGTCCCAGAGTTCCTGCAACAGCCGTTTGTCCCGCAGCGTGTCCATGCACTGCCAGAACGACTCGTGGCGATACGCCATCAACTGCCCGTCCCGCGCCAGCCGCTCCATCGGCTCGCGCTCCCACTGGGTCTGATCGTCGTCGATGTAGTCCATCACGCCCGGCTCGCAGACGAAAAATGCCCCGTTGATCCATCCTTCCTGGGTCTGCGGCTTCTCCGAAAACTCGACCACCTGGCCGTCGCTGAACACCATGTGCCCGAACCGCGCCGGCGGCCGCACCGCCGTCACCGTGGCCAGCTTCCCGTGCGAACGGTGGTACTCCAGCAGCCGGTCCAGATCGACGTTCGAAACTCCGTCGCCCCACGTCATCATGAACGTGCTGTTGCCCAGGTACGGAGCCAGCCGCTTGATCCGCCCGCCGGTCAGCGTGTCGATGCCCGTGTCGATCAGGTCCACCGTCCAGTCCGGGTTGTTGCTGCCGTGGCGCAGCACGTCCCCGTTGCGGACCTTGATCGTCAGGTTGCTCTCCACCGAGCAAAACTCCACCATGTACCGCTTGATGTACTGTCCCTTGTAGCCCAGCGCGATCACGAACTCGTTGAGCCCGTAGCGGGAATAGTGCATCATGATGTGCCAGAGGATTGGCCGGCCTCCGATCTCCACCATCGGCTTGGGTTTGACCTCCGTCTCCTCCGCCAGGCGAGTTCCCACGCCACCGGCCAATATCGCCACCTTCATTGTTCCGTCCTCGCCGCCAGATGATCATCCGTCCCCGTACCGGGGCTTTCGAAGTAAGGCATACACGCCACCACCGGTTCAACGATCTCCGAGACAAACCCCGCCAGGAGGCGGTAGTCATCCTCAGCCGACCGGGTACCGGCGGTCGCGATCTGAATCCTGGCCAGAAATGCCCCCATCGATCCGAACAGGTTCGGGTGGCGCCGATTGTACTTCAGGTACGACCGATCGTCGCAGAACGCCCCGTTGACGATGTAGATCGCCAGGACCCGCTCCACCGCTCCCCGGCTGGGATGGGCAAACTCGTAGAGGGTCGCCGGGACCGCCCGTCCCGAAGCCGGACGGACGTGCGTTTCCCGCTGGCTGCGGAGTTCCCATCCCTGGCTGACGTAGCAGGCGTCCGGACGATGGCCCAGCCAACTGCGGACTCGGCCGATGTATCCGATGTACAGCCATACCGCCCGACCGTGCCGGGGATCGACGTACATTCGACTCAGGCAGTCGTCCTCCCTGGCGATCTTGACCATGTGCCTGTCCAGCGGGATGTCCTCCCCGCGCCACGTCCCCACGTGCATCGGCATATCCGCCAGCGGCCGCAGCGTCGGCGTCACCTGGTCAACCGCCACCGACACCCTGGCCGCCACCAGACGGTTCATCAGCCCCAGGCCCACAGCCAGGACCAGCACCAGTCCTACCGCGACCCGAAGATCAGACACGCGTTCCATGCAGCCCATAGCAGTCACCACGACGCGTTCCGGCGATCATTCTCTCAGAGGCAACCCGTCCTCGAACTCTAAAGGACAATCTCCGACGGAACCTCGGGGCTTCGTCCCTCCGCCGGCGAGTAGGAATAGGGGCGGTTGCTGTACCGATGGCCGTAGTACCGCCCGCCGCGCGACCCGATGTACACCAGCCCGAGCAGCTTCGCTCCGGTGCCGCTCAGGCAGGCCAGCGACTCGAGGACCTCCTCCCGCTGGCACAACCCTTCGCGAACCGTCATCACCGTCCCGTCGGCGTGGCCCGCCACGATCCGGGCATCCGCCACCGGGAGTACCGGCGTGGTGTCCAGCAGGATCACGTCGTACTCGTCCCGCCACCGGTGCAGGAGCTTTGAAAAGGCCCCGTTGGCCAGGAGTTCCGCAGGGTTCTCACCCGTCGGAACCCCACTCGCCAGCAGACTCAGACGGGGTGCCTCGCTCTGCACGATGACATCCTGATCCCGCTGCCGGCCTTCCAGCAGGTCGATCAACCCGATTCGTTCCTGGAGATCGAACTTCTGCGACATGCTCGGATTGCGCACATCCACGTCGACCAGCAGCACCCGCTTGCCGCAGGAGGCAAGGCTCTTGGCCAGCATGATCGAAAGGGTGGTCTTGCCCACCGCCTTGCCCGCGCTGGTGACGGCGATCGCGCTGCCCCGCCGCGTCCCCAGGCGGTACAACAGACCGGTACGAATCTTGCGAATACACTCAGCCACCGCCGGTGAGGCCTCCGGCGGCCCGTCAGCCCGACGAAGCATAGGGATCTGCCCCAGGAAAGGCGTGGGAGAGGCCAACGTCACCTCGTCCGCCCCTTCCACCGTGGTGGCCAGTCGAACCCGCAACATGGCCGCCCCGAACGCTATGAACAGCGACCCCACCACGGCGACCCCGGTCAGTTTGACCCGCCGGTCCTTCGACGGGACCGTTGGTTCCTGCGGCCATGCCACAATGTCGATCGCGCCCGGCGCCTTGGCCTCCATTTCCATCTCGTCAAGCCGGGCCTGAACCCGCCGGTAGAGGTCGTGCCGAACGCCGATGGCCTCGGTCTCCTTGGCCAGCAGTTCGGCGCTGTTGAGGGTCTGGTTCAGGGTCTGGCTCTGGCCCCTGATGTGCTCCGTCAGGATCTTCTTCCTCAACTCCAGAAGCACGATCTTCTGCTTGATGGTCTCCAGGCTGACGAAGCCTTCTCCGGGGCCCTCCGCCGTCCCCAGTTCCCGTTCGACCCCTAGCAGCCGCGCGTGGTCCAGTTGCGACTCCCGATCCTTCAGCAGACGCTCGCCCAACGCCACCCGACTCCTGAGTTCGACCATCGTCGGATGGTTCTGACCGAACTGTCCCGCCGCGTCCCCGGCCTGCTGCCGAGCCGTCTCCAGGTCCCGGCTCAACCGCCGCCACTCCTCGTCCAGAGCGTAGTCCATCAGGTCCGCCGGCTGGGTGGACGGGCCGGCCTCCGCCCGATCGGCTTGGCCCGCCGCCAACGCCTCCAATTGTCTCCGCTGCCACTGCGCCATGGCGAGCTCCAACTCGGTTTCCTCGAGCCGCGCCTCCAGATCGTCCAGGCGCACCCGCTTCTGCGAAAGAAGATCGTTGGCGTCCACCGTGGCCAGCTCCTGCCGGAGCCGCCAGGCCGTCCTCTCGCGGCCCTCGATCTCCCGGCGCAGCGACTCGTACTCCTCGACCAGCTTCTGATAGAGTGTGTCGTTGACCCGGATCGAGCTCTCGCGGATGAAAACGATGTACGCGTTCAGCACGGCGGTCAGGATCTTCGCAGCGTCCTGTCCATTGATGCTGGTCATGCTCACGTCGATAATCTCGCTGGTGGTCTGCGGTGTCGCCTCGATCGCCGCCAGGAGCCGCCTCAGTTGGCCGGCCGTACCTCCCGGCAGCGACGCCTGCACCCGCCCCCATCCGGTCTCCTGCACTTCCGGACTCTCCATCGCCCGCTGAAGCACCTTGGGGCTCAACAGGATTTCCACCTGGGTGTTCCGGAACGACTCATAAAAGGGAATGGTCCCGTTGCCTTCGGTGTTGAACACCAGCCGCGGGATGATCGGCTGAACCCGGATTTTGGCCGTCGCCATATACAGGGGCACCACCTGTGTCCAGATCGCCCCGGTGCTCATTCCAGCCAGCAGCACAAACACCACCGCGATGGTGAACTTGTACCTCAACAGCCGGGCCAACACCGCCATGGGCGATGATGTCGGCCCATCCGTGCCGGCGCCGTAACCGGACGGCTCACAAACCGCCGGCGGCGCGTACCGCGGACCCGATCCGGACGGTTCACCGATCGTAACGGGCTGGCTTTCCCACCCATGCTCATGCCAGGACCGGTCGTGCACCTGGTTCGCCGGTCGAGACATTAGGATAGTCTCTCCCGCCGCGGCGGTATCCGACACCGCATCCGCGTAAACGGTGCGGCTGCCCCGCTCACCCGAGGCGCCCGTCGGGTCGCGAAAGACAACCTTCACCGAGGCGATGGTCAACTCGTCTCCATCGGCCAGGATGTGGTGCTTGATCGGCTGGCCGTTCAGACAGGTCCGGTGGCGTGACTGGAGGTTCTTGATCGCCCACCGGCCACTGGCCATCCGCCTGATCTCGGCGTGGTAGGAGGCCACCCGCGCGTCGTCGATCTGTACGTCCGCATCGGACCGCCGCCCAATGACCGTCGCGATCCGCCGCAGTTCCACGCATCTGGTGCAGCCGTCACTTGTGCCAATCACAATGCAGGGCGTCGCTGGTTTGGTTGTCTCCGACATCGGTCTTCCTTCCTAACGGTATGAGCTTTGGAAGCCGCCTCCGTCAAACTTCCCAGCCCCGGCTCACGACCTGATACCACTGGTTTGAAAAACCGTCGAACGAGCCCTGCTGGCGTCGGGCGCCACGAAGTTCCTCGGCCGCGGCGTCACCTGTACGCGGTGCTCCACTTTCTCGAACGGCTCGACCCCCGTTTCCCCGGTGAACACGCACATATCCACAGTGGCGTTCGGGCCGATCGTGCATTCATCCCACAGAACCGACCGCGACACCACCGCCCCCCGGCCAAGATGGCAGTTTGCCCCGATCACGGCCGGACCCGCCACCGTCACCCCATCCGCCAGAAACGTCGCGGGACCGATCAGAACCGGCCCGAGCAAGCGCGTCCCCAGCGGACAGGTCGCCGTCCGGTGCACCCGGCTTTGCAGGTGCCGCGCGTACTCCACTTCTGGAAGATTCAGGTGCCATCCGCACTCCAGCAGATGGGCATTGGCGAACAGATAAGACTGGGCGTTGCCAACGGTCAGGCAGGGCCTCTCTCGCATGTCGGCTTCCACCCGAGCTCCGCACGCCTGTAGTCCGGGAATCAGGCTCTCCTCGATGCCGCAACAGCCGGCCTCGGGCACCTCATCAAAGGCTTCACGCTCCAGCACATAGATGCCCGATGAGATGAACCCCCGGCCCACA
The DNA window shown above is from Phycisphaerae bacterium and carries:
- a CDS encoding class I SAM-dependent methyltransferase is translated as MANVNDRLNDKCARARCRSCQRVGLLAVMDLGLMPPSDGLLSAEQLEQPEDRYPLEVAFCPECALVQILETVPPEKLFTDRYQYYSSFSEALLVHARGNALNLIDRYGLSPASLVVELASNDGYLLRNFVARGIPVLGIDPAPGQARAAERIGVRTLCAFFGRDLAARLVDQGTRADVIIASNVLAHVADTRGFVDGMGMLLKDEGTIVIEVPYVRDLIDQCEFDTIYHEHLCYFSVTSLDCLFRRSGLFLNDLERLSIHGGSLRLYVNRHENVQEPVRRMRDEEERLSVNRHEYFRDFGVRVEGIRTAMRELLTQLKADGRRIAAYGAAAKGTIMLNYIGVEPGMIDFVVDRNVHKHGKYMPGVRIPICEPSRLMEAMPDYVVLLPWNFREEILAQQTPYRNQGGKFIVPIPEPTVV
- a CDS encoding polysaccharide biosynthesis tyrosine autokinase, with translation MSETTKPATPCIVIGTSDGCTRCVELRRIATVIGRRSDADVQIDDARVASYHAEIRRMASGRWAIKNLQSRHRTCLNGQPIKHHILADGDELTIASVKVVFRDPTGASGERGSRTVYADAVSDTAAAGETILMSRPANQVHDRSWHEHGWESQPVTIGEPSGSGPRYAPPAVCEPSGYGAGTDGPTSSPMAVLARLLRYKFTIAVVFVLLAGMSTGAIWTQVVPLYMATAKIRVQPIIPRLVFNTEGNGTIPFYESFRNTQVEILLSPKVLQRAMESPEVQETGWGRVQASLPGGTAGQLRRLLAAIEATPQTTSEIIDVSMTSINGQDAAKILTAVLNAYIVFIRESSIRVNDTLYQKLVEEYESLRREIEGRERTAWRLRQELATVDANDLLSQKRVRLDDLEARLEETELELAMAQWQRRQLEALAAGQADRAEAGPSTQPADLMDYALDEEWRRLSRDLETARQQAGDAAGQFGQNHPTMVELRSRVALGERLLKDRESQLDHARLLGVERELGTAEGPGEGFVSLETIKQKIVLLELRKKILTEHIRGQSQTLNQTLNSAELLAKETEAIGVRHDLYRRVQARLDEMEMEAKAPGAIDIVAWPQEPTVPSKDRRVKLTGVAVVGSLFIAFGAAMLRVRLATTVEGADEVTLASPTPFLGQIPMLRRADGPPEASPAVAECIRKIRTGLLYRLGTRRGSAIAVTSAGKAVGKTTLSIMLAKSLASCGKRVLLVDVDVRNPSMSQKFDLQERIGLIDLLEGRQRDQDVIVQSEAPRLSLLASGVPTGENPAELLANGAFSKLLHRWRDEYDVILLDTTPVLPVADARIVAGHADGTVMTVREGLCQREEVLESLACLSGTGAKLLGLVYIGSRGGRYYGHRYSNRPYSYSPAEGRSPEVPSEIVL
- a CDS encoding methyltransferase domain-containing protein; its protein translation is MNKTTLNDTCDSGTKDTTVQCPNCLGAGMCVFHAVGEVPGNSCLLLDSREEALAYPHGHLALGFCPVCGFISNTAFDPGVQTYSLGYEEQQSFSPRFRAFQTALIRRLIDAYGVRGKDVVEIGCGKGDFLIELCQAGGNRGVGIDPACEPDRMAGRTNGQVRFIPEYYSEGHACLPCDVLCCRHTLEHIHQTHAFIRQVRRALGDRPEALVFFEVPDVVRVLRDSAFWDVYYEHCSYFSLGSLARLFRANGFAIQELAKDFDNQYLLLAAHPTTDSNGSRFPEEDDLKQLENDVRQFTIAVRRRVDGWRTDLEHMRKQGRRAAIWGSGSKCVSFLSAVEAGNEIAAVVDINPHRHDRFLPGSGRIISPPADLPSYRPDLVIVMNPIYLDEVACDIRAMGMDCRITAV
- a CDS encoding glycosyltransferase family 2 protein, which translates into the protein MKNEVSGMSIRQPRVSFGIPVCNGEMTIRKTLDSLLAQTFSGFEVVICDNASDDRTGRICLDLARRDDRVRYHRHESNIGQIANFNRVFELSSGEYFRWIGCNDWLAPEYLERCVPALDAHSSAVLVTTYQRHCDELGQWQYAEYQGPRVDSPLPHRRFARMLRFFRLSRYYLDPIYSLIRRSALQQTGMLPMMLGTDLVLSAELSLLGPFVHVPECLSYRIHTPPAPYDQVLHRYDPRQRSARWWFARMCRQMIRAMRSKPLPILGQGLCLLSLADYAARHHTWSCYRHGRRFAGTLADRTGIARVIVPRCRQVI
- the rfbF gene encoding glucose-1-phosphate cytidylyltransferase, producing MKVAILAGGVGTRLAEETEVKPKPMVEIGGRPILWHIMMHYSRYGLNEFVIALGYKGQYIKRYMVEFCSVESNLTIKVRNGDVLRHGSNNPDWTVDLIDTGIDTLTGGRIKRLAPYLGNSTFMMTWGDGVSNVDLDRLLEYHRSHGKLATVTAVRPPARFGHMVFSDGQVVEFSEKPQTQEGWINGAFFVCEPGVMDYIDDDQTQWEREPMERLARDGQLMAYRHESFWQCMDTLRDKRLLQELWDGGTAPWKTWE
- a CDS encoding NDP-sugar synthase; amino-acid sequence: MRGDVKAIVMAGGSRCSWHAVLPPSLYPIIHRPLIWHILRWLAEGGVAEATICAGREMHLLMECLDDGSDAGVRLDYYQNELPRGSAGCVRDAASESGAKRFVVVEESCIPQFELNGLLEGHGRAEALLTFVLSRDGDSVGRGFISSGIYVLEREAFDEVPEAGCCGIEESLIPGLQACGARVEADMRERPCLTVGNAQSYLFANAHLLECGWHLNLPEVEYARHLQSRVHRTATCPLGTRLLGPVLIGPATFLADGVTVAGPAVIGANCHLGRGAVVSRSVLWDECTIGPNATVDMCVFTGETGVEPFEKVEHRVQVTPRPRNFVAPDASRARSTVFQTSGIRS
- a CDS encoding exosortase-associated EpsI family protein, whose amino-acid sequence is MVTAMGCMERVSDLRVAVGLVLVLAVGLGLMNRLVAARVSVAVDQVTPTLRPLADMPMHVGTWRGEDIPLDRHMVKIAREDDCLSRMYVDPRHGRAVWLYIGYIGRVRSWLGHRPDACYVSQGWELRSQRETHVRPASGRAVPATLYEFAHPSRGAVERVLAIYIVNGAFCDDRSYLKYNRRHPNLFGSMGAFLARIQIATAGTRSAEDDYRLLAGFVSEIVEPVVACMPYFESPGTGTDDHLAARTEQ
- a CDS encoding class I SAM-dependent methyltransferase, giving the protein MPVATATTNRTATIIDQSCGVCSGRNLQTFWEAHDLPVHCNVLCHTAEEALAVPRGDMRLAYCPNCGMIQNVLVDPPRMRYAAGYENSLHFSPRFQRYAETLAADLVERYRLEGKTILEIACGRGDFLRMLCRRSGGAGIGFDPSCPPEDIRSAETDGVRIVPDFYDERCPDGSADLICCRHALEHMADPMSFLRMVRRRIDRRETLVFFEVPNALYTLCRMGIWDLIYEHCNYFVPASLRHGFAAAGFDVLRIRETFGGQFLTIEARAGEPANAISDPQDPVLESLGQDAAVFGSQYRTKVAEWQSRLSGLRRKGRSCAVWGSGSKGVTFLNILRETHVIRCVVDINPRKHGMYVPGTGHPIVGPEAVTECRPDQVVVVNSLYLSEVRSILRRMHAKTTLLTA
- a CDS encoding NAD(P)-dependent oxidoreductase, with the translated sequence MKVLVTGHLGYIGTVMAPMLRFGGHEVTGLDSNLYRRCTYGEGMADMPFLEKDIRDVAVEDLGGFAAVIHLAGLSNDPLGDLNPELTYEINHRASVRLARLAKEAGVRRFLFSSSCSNYGAAGDDFLDERSPFNPVTPYGKSKVLAEQGISELADEDFSPTFLRSATAYGVSPRLRFDLVLNNLTAWAHTTGKVMLKSDGRPWRPIVHIEDISRAFAAALEAPRELVHNEAFNVGVTEENYRVRELAQIVGETVPGCHVTFAEGASPDTRCYRVNCDKIRRTLKGFEPLWTARKGAKQLHEAFRRRRLSLEEFEGPRYQRIGHVRWLMEEGLLGPDLRAPEPAAVWVENQSTGKVVING